The Methylocella silvestris BL2 DNA segment CTTCGCGTCGGCAACGCCCAAGACCCAAGGATCGCCTCCGGCGTCACGACGGTTTTGTTCGAGGCCCCGGCCGTTGCCTCGATCGCGATCCACGGCGGCGCGCCCGGCGGACGCGACACGGCTTTGCTCGAACCCGGCATGACGGTCGAGAGCGTCAATGCGCTCGTGCTGTCCGGCGGCTCTGTTTACGGCCTCGATTCGATGGGCGGCGTCACCGCCTTTTTGCGCGCGCAGGGTCAGGGCTTTTCAGTCGGCGCGATCAAGGTGCCCATCGCCCCCGGCGCCGTGCTGTTCGATCTCCTCAATGGCGGCGACAAGGATTTTGGCGGCGAGCCGATCTATTGGCGGCTCGGATTTGAAGCCGCCGCCGTGGCGGGGCTGGATTTTTCGCTCGGCACGGCGGGCGCCGGCTATGGCGCGACCACCGCGGATCTCAAGGGCGGCCTCGGCTCGGCGAGCGCGCAGAGCGCTTCGGGATTTACCGTCGGCGCGCTTGTCGCCGTCAATGCGGTCGGCCGGGCGACCATCGGCGAGGGGCCGCATTTCTGGGCGGCGCCCTATGAGCGCGAAGCGGAATTTGGCAGGCTCGGCTGGCCTGCCCTCTGGCCGAGTCCGGATTTCAAAATCAAGAGCGTCGAGCCGCAGAATACGACCATCGCGATCGTCGCCACCGACGCGGCGCTGACAAGGTCCGAGGCCAAGCGCCTCGCCGTGATGGCGCAGGACGGCATGGCGCGCGCGCTGCGCCCAGCCCATGCGGCGATGGACGGCGATACGGTTTTTTCGGCGGCGACCGGGCTCGCGTCCAAACCCGCCACATTGACCGACAAGATCGAGATCGGCGCGCTCGCCGCCGATTGCCTGGCGCGGGCCATCGCCCGCGCGGTTTATGAGGCGCGGGCGCTGCCTTTCGCGGCGAGCCCGCCAGATTGGCGCAAGCGTTTCGGCAAAAGTTAGATTCGTTCCTACGGGGGGTTTTTAGATGGCCGCATCTTTTGCAAGGCGCGTCTGCGCGTGCGCAGGCGTCTTATGCGCGCTTGCGGCTCTGGCGATTGGCGCCGCAGGGGGCGCCCGCGCGCAAAACGCCGTCTGGCGCGTCCCGGATATGAGGGCCCTGCCGGACGATGCGCATGGCAGGCTTGTCCGGCTGGGCCGCGAAATCGTGACGCAAACGCCGGCGCTGATTGGGCCCGGCGCTCCCGATCCGGCGCAACGCTTCGCCGGCAACAATCTGGCCTGCGCCGATTGCCACCTCGAGGCCGGAACAAAGAAATTCGGCCTACCGCTGTTTGGCCTGATCGCCGACTTCCCTGCCTACAGCGAGCGGCGCGGCGTCGAGATTTCGCTTCCCCAGCGGATCGACTCCTGTTTGACCCGCAGCCTCAATGGACGCGCCGCGCCGGCGGATTCGCCAGCGATTGCCGCGCTTGTCGCCTATCTGGATTTTCTCTCCTCCGGCATGACCCCGGGCGAGCAACTCGCGGGCCATGGCTCCGGCGCGATCCCGGAACTGGATCGCGCGGCCGACCCGAAGCGCGGAGAGCCGATCTACGCCACGATTTGCGCCGCCTGCCACCGCGCCGACGGGGCCGGCGTGCCGCGCGATCCGGGCGCCTTGAGCCTTGGCTATGCCGTTCCGCCGCTTTGGGGCGCGGACAGTTTTAACGACGGCGCGGGCATGGCGCGGCTGATCACAATGGCGAATTTCGCCCATTCGAACATGCCGGGGGGCGCCGATTATCTGAACCCGAAACTATCCGTCGAGGAGGCCTGGGACGTTGCCGCTTTCGTCGAATCGCAGCAGCGGCCGCAAAAGCCCGGCCTCGACCATGATTTTCCCGATCTCATCGAAAAGCCGATCGACGCGCCCTATGGCCCCTACGCCGACGGTTTTAGCGCGGAGCAGCATAAATACGGGCCGTTCGCGCCGATCCGAGCGGAGATCGCGCGGCTGAAAGCAGAGCGGGGAGCGAACGCCCAATAGGGTTGGCATTTCGCCAGGGCGCTAGATTTGCGCCACGGCGAAACCAAGCGTGTCGTCAAGGCGTCCGCTGAGGCGCGCGATGGTCGCGCGATCACGGGGCGCTGGATGCGAACGGCTTACCCGCCTAGCGCACCTTGATCTGTGCGAAGCTCGTCAGCACGCGCTGGGCTTCGCCAACATGAGGCAGGCCGCCGGCGGCCGTATCATAGGGAGCGAGCGCGTCGAGACGGAGCCCGCTGCGGCTGGCGACATCCGCGACGGTTGTCCGGAATTGGGTCACCTTCGCCCGCGTGGTCTCGTCCGGCTGCCCGCCGCCGCGGCGCATGATCGAAAGCAGATCAGTCTGGTCGACAACAAGCGCGACCGCCTTCAGGCCGCCTTTTCCTTTCCAGACCACGATCTTCCAGAAGGCGTTCGGGACTTCAACGTCGTCCGCGTAAAGCGGCTGCGGAGCGTCATACAACGGGCCCTGGAGCACGCTGAGGCGCTTGTCGAATCCGGTCTCCCACAGGCCCTGCTCCAGAACATACCGCTCGACGCCCTGCCAGAACTCGATCGACTCGTTGAACTTCCAATGCTGCGGCGAACAGTTCGTGAAGTGAAACGTGTCGGCGTTGGCGCGAGCAGCGTTTGGACCCCAGGTCGGATCGTTGCGCCGCGTTAGATGCCCACGATCGAAAATGTGGCTCCATCCGCTGTAGAAATCATTTGTGAGTGTCAGGGGTTCATTGATGCGGGTGTCCTTGTACCAGACGTCCCCTTCGGCTCTGGGCTGCTCCTCGGCGGGTTGGCCGGTCTTGCGGTCGATCTCTATATAGGTTTCGCCATCGATGTTGGTCGCGGTCAGGATCGCGATGCGGCGCACCTTGTGCATGACGACGCTGAAATTCTCATAGATCAGCTCGCCCGAGAGGCGCCCTTCGGCCGGCTCTAGCAGGGCTGCGATCTTCTTTTTCAGGGGATCAACTATCGTGGCGAGATCGATGTCGAGTCCAGGCACAAATGTCGGATCGAAGCCATTACGGTTTGCATAATCGCGATCGATGCGCTTGGCTTCCGCAAGCGCGCGAGGCGCGGGCGCGAGGGCGCGTTCCGCAGCGCCGCCAGGCGACAGCGACGAAACGCTCGCTGGCGTCCCGATGCGGATCGTGATTTCAAGCGGGAGAACGATCGTCGCTTCAGATGCAGGAATGGGCATGGCGGGCGCCTCTTTTGAAACGAGGATCGGATCCGGAGATGGCGGCGCCTTACGGCTGCCGGATGCGGCGGCGGCCTCCGCTGGAGATGCGGCATCGTCCGTTTGTCGGGGACGCGGCGTGAGTTTCTTTTCCGTAGGCGCATCTGTCTTCCAGAGCACGAGCGCCTGTTCGAGCAGTTCGCGCCCCCGTCCGGCCAGACCCGCCACCTTTGCGCTGAGATCGTCGTAGATGCTGCTGATCCGGATGCCCTCATTTACGCTGCGCGTCTTTGATCCGCTGGGCAGGACAACATCTTCGTTCGCCTCGCCGTAATGATGAAGAGCAACAACATCCCAGAGATCGTTGAAGACCGGCGAACCGGACGAGCCATCAAGCGTGTCGGTCTCGTAGAACAGCCGGCCGTCATTGTCGTCGCGCGCAACGATCAGGTTGTTACGCAGAACGACGATCTTCTTACGGCCTTCCGGATGTTGAACAATATTCGCGTTGATGCCAAGTTGATGGCGATCCGGCGTCCGGCTCAGCGGACAAAAGCCAAAATCAGCGAGGGCGCCAGCGCCGCGGACGCGCGCGCCGACCGCGATAAGCGCATAATCGAGCTGGGCTTCTTCCGAGGCCAGGAACAGAGTGTCGGGATCGAGCGCGAACGCCGTCGCCGGACGGATCTCGCCACGCTCGTCCAGTTCGTCATCAAAGAGGATCTGCGTCAGGGTCGCATCGGCCGCATCCTTGACGACGTGCTGATTGGTCAAGAACAGGTCGGCGCTTATCAGGAACCCTGTGGCTGTGCGCGACTCGCCAGAAGACTCAAGGATTGTGCGTGCCACCGCACGCCGGGCCTTGGCGCCGTCGGGAAGAAAGGCGGCCGGCTGGAAGTCGTTCGTGCCACGGCTCGCCTCGGCGTGACCCGCCTCCCGATCGATACGCGCCGCATAGGCGACGGCCCGAGTATTGTCGGGTTCGGCGCCGCGCCAATCGCCGGATGCGACCTTCGCGCGGCTCTTCATCCGCTCGTCGGATGTCGCAGCGATCCGCTCGCGGATCTGAGTCACTGTGTCAGCGCGCAGACCCGCACTGTCCAATGCCACGCCGACCTCCCCAGGATCGCCAGACGTCCAACTGCCCAAGCGTACTTTGTCAATTTTACGCAACAATTTCGTGACGGGCCCAATCATCGGCCACGCGTCAAACGGCTTTCGGCGGGTCGATCGGTGGCCGGATCGTCACCGCTTTCCGCCGGGCCCACCGAAGAAGAGCGTCGAGAAGTTGGGAGAGTTGAGATAGCTGAAAGAGCCCGTATAGGCCCAGGGCCAGTCCTGCGAGACCGTCAGATTCGCGGGAACATTCGCCCCCGCCGGAGGGAAGTAGTAGATGTCGCTCTGATAGGCGGCCTTGCCGAAGCCAAGGCTCGCAAATTTGCCGCTGCCCATGGGAGGCCAGCTTTTCGTCCCGACGACTTCGCCGCCATAGTCGATTTCCTGCGCGCCGACGCTCATCGCGCCCCCTTTATAGAGCGTGGCCGGGTAATAGCCGATCGCGTTCGCAGCGGCCGTGCCGTTCACATAGAGCCACCATCTGCCTTGAAACAGGAAATAGCTGAGCTCGAGAACGACCTGCTTTTTCGGCGAGGTGCTCCATGGCTTGAGCGCGCCGCCGACCGCCCAGGAATTGTTGGTCTGAACGAAGGCGGCGCAGGTCAGATTGTAGCAGCCGGTGTTGGTGTAGCCGTCGGCCGTCCAATAGATAAAAAAGACCGGCTTGGGGGTATTGTAAAACTTCGGATAGACCTGCCAGCCCGTCTCGGCGGTTTGCAGTCCGGCCCCGTTGCCGCCGACATACCAGTGTTGCGACAGGGAAAAGATCTGGCTTGCGGCGACTGCCGGCTTCCACAAATTCAGCAGACTGTGGCCGCCCACATTGTTCACTTCCTGGTAGGCGTGCGCATAGCGATGCGTCGCCGGCACCGGCGCTTGACGGTTTGCCGCGCGCTGCGGCAAACCGGCGCCGTCGGGGCTCTTGCGAAAAAACTCCTGCAGGCTGGCAAAGCGGCCGATCTGCTCGGGCGTGACGCGCGCCATCGGGATCGCACCCTCTGCGCAGGCCATGGCGTTGCCGAACCGGTCGGTCTCGGCGGCGCTGAGATTGGTCGCCTTCGCCTGCCCGTCAGCCGACGCAGCGCGCGAGATGCCTTTCGGGATATCGGGGGGCGTCGGCAGCGGCTCTTTGGAGCCCTGCAGCGCCGGCTGCTGCATGATCGGAATACAGTCGAATGCCGTGTCATTGGCGTCGACGAAGCTATGTTTCACAGCTTTCGCGTCGACGCTCGCATAGAGCGAAGCGAGATAGGATTGCGCTTGCGTCGGCGCGGAGCGGGCCGACGCGACGGCAGGCGTCGTGCTTGCTGCTGCGCCGGTTTGCGAAGCGGCGATCCCGCCGATGAATTCAGCGAAGGGTTGCAGACTTTGCGGCGCTTGAGGAGCATCTTCGGCCATCACCGCCAGCGGCGAATAAAAAACCGACGCAACGGCAAGCGCCGTGATCCGAACCATCTGCATAAACACCCTCCCGCAAGTCTTGATTGAGATCGAAAAATAGTCTTCGGCGCCCTGCGCGAGGAACCAGCTTATCGTCGTTCTATGAAGCCTATTGGCGTGCGACAAGCGCGATTGCGCACATACGGGGCAGAGATTGAACTGGGCGACGCCGGCTTTTACAGGACGCCAGCGCTGCTAACTCACGATTTACGTTGAAAATCAGCGCCTAGGAGCACGTTCTCCGCGTCCCGCGAGCTCATCTCGGGGATCCGCCCGCCCGAGCGGCGCGCCGCGCTTCGGGCATGATTTCGGCGGCCAGGAATATGGCCCCTTTCGGAAACGACCTCTGATCCTAACTAGCGGCGCGCTCGCCGGCTTTGCCTTGTCCGACGCAGCCGTGCTACGCACCCCCGAAAGGAAGACCGCCGATGATCCCCCGTTATTCCCGCCCTGAAATGGTCGCCGTCTGGGACGCGCAGACGCGATTCCGCATCTGGTTCGAGATCGAGGCCTATGCCTGCGACGCGCTCGCCGAGATCGGCGTCATCCCCAAGGAGGCCGCCGCGGCAATCTGGAAAAAGGCCGGCGGGGCTAAATTCGACGTCGCGCGCATCGACGAAATCGAGAAAGTGACGAAGCATGACGTCATCGCCTTTTTGACCCATCTTGGCGAATTCATCGGCCCCGAATCGCGCTTCGTCCATCAGGGCATGACGTCCTCCGACGTGCTCGACACCTGCCTTTCGGTGCAGCTGAAGCGGGCCGCCGATATCCTCATTGCGGACGTCGACGCCCTGCTCGCCGCGCTGAGGCGGCGCGCCTTCGAGCATAAGTTCACGCCGACGATCGGGCGCTCGCATGGCATCCATGCCGAGCCGATGACGTTCGGGCTGAAGCTCGCCCAGGCCTATGCCGAATTTTTGCGCGCCAAGGAGCGGCTGATCCATGCGCGCAAGGAAATTGCAACCTGCGCCATCTCGGGGGCGGTCGGCACCTTCGCCAATATCGATCCGCGGGTCGAAATCTACGTCGCCGAAAAGCTGGGACTTGCCGTCGAGCCGGCCTCGACGCAGATCATTCCGCGCGATCGTCACGCCATGTTCTTTGCGACCCTCGCCGTCGTCGCCTCCTCGCTGGAGCGGCTCGCGATCGAGATCCGGCATTTGCAGCGCACCGAAGTGCTGGAGGTCGAGGAATTTTTTTCGGAGGGGCAAAAGGGCTCCTCCGCGATGCCGCACAAGCGCAACCCGGTGCTGACCGAGAATGTAACCGGCCTCTCCCGCCTCATACGCGGCATGGCGCTGCCGGCGATGGAGAATGTCGCGCTCTGGCATGAACGCGATATTTCCCATTCCTCCGTCGAGCGGATGATCGGCCCCGACGCCACGATCACGCTCGACTTTGCGCTGGCGCGCATGACCGGCGTCATCGACCGGCTGCTGATCTATCCCGCCAATATGCAGAAGAATCTGGACCGGCTCGGCGGCCTCATCCATTCGCAGCGCGTGCTGCTGGCGCTGACCCAGAAAGGGATCAGCCGCGAGGAGTCCTATGCCTATGTCCAGCGCAACGCCATGCCGGTCTGGCGCGGCGAAGGCGATTTCCTGACGCTGCTCAAGGCGGATCCAGACGTCTCGAAGGCGCTTAGCGACGCCGAACTCGAACAGCTATTCGATCTCGGCTATCATCTGAAAAACGTCGACGTGATTTTTGCGCGCGTCTTCGGCGAGGGTTGAACCAGCCAAGGCTGGCCGCCCGCAGCCCAAAAACTGAAAGAGAGCCCATGCTTGCAACCAATCGCCTTGAAGCCTCGATCGCCGCTGTCGTCGCGGACGCAAACCTTCACGCGCGCTGGCTCAACACCTTCTCCTATCTCGAATATGTCGGCTTCCGCAAAATCGTGAAAAGCCAGCGCGCTGAGGCGCTGACGGCCGAGATCCTGACCCATGCGCTTGAGGAAGGCCGCCATGCGCTGGGCCTCAAGAAGCTCGCGCTCAAGGTCGGCGGCGACGCCTTCGCGGCCTATGCGCCCGAAACCATGCTCTGCGGCGAGGAGGCGGAGGATTATTTCCAGAGCCTCGACAAAGGCTGCGACGAGGTTTTTGCCGCGCTCCCCGACGCCGAACGGGCAAAGCTCGTCTATTGCTATGTGACCTGGCTGATCGAGCGCCGCGCGCTTGACGTCTACGGCGTCTACAAGACCGCGCTCGGGGCCTCGCCGATTGCGGGACGCATCGCCGGCCTCCTGATGGAGGAGGAAAAGCACCTCTCCGACATCAACGCCGAGATCGCCGCGAACGACCCCGAATTCGCAACGCGCGCGCCAAAACTCGAGGCGATGGAGGCCAAGCTTTACGAGACCTTCATCGACCGGCTGGTCGCCGAACTGTCGCGGTCGCCCGCCGCGGCCAGCGCTTAACCCATGCGCACGTCGGAGGCGGATATTCTGCTCGTCCCCGGTCTTGGCGGCTCGGGGCCGGATCACTGGCAAAGCCGCTGGGACGCCAAGCTGCCGACCTCGCGGATCGTCCAGCAGGATGATTTCGACCGGCCGCAGCTCGAAGCCTGGCGCGCGCGCCTCATCGAGGAGATTCAGCGCGCCGAACGCCCCGTGATCCTCGTCGCGCATAGTCTTGGCGCGCTCGCCGTCGCCCATTCGGCCGAACAATTGCGCGGGCTGCCGGTCAAGGGCGCATTTCTGGTGGCGCCGCCTTCTTCCGAAAGCGTCGCCGCCCTCCCCTCGGTCGACGCCGCCTTTGCCGCCGATCCGCTCGAAAAGCTGCCGTTTCCGGCGCTGGTCATCGCCAGCCGCGATGATCTTTACGGCGGGTTCGAGGACGCCGAGCGGCTCGCCAATACGCTTGGCGCAGAACTCGTCGACGCCGGCAATTCGGGCCATATCAATGCCGAGTCGGGACATGGCCCGTGGCCCGAAGGGCTGATGCGCTTTGCCGGATTCATGAAGACGCTGTAGCGCGGCCCAAGCTGCAAGCGCGCACTCCGCTTCGTGCCTTTCGTCACGGCAAAGTGAGCGCCCCAGCGCCATGGTGGAAAACAACCCGCCATGGAGCTCAACAATGACCGACATCGACTCGGCCAAGAGACGATTGCTGACGCAATTCGGCGTCGACCAGATGACCAACAATCCGGCCGGCATCGGCAATGAATGCACGCATTGGGTCTATGCCGCGCTGTTCGAGGCGCGCGCGCTCGATCATGATCGCGCGCTTCATATCGCCCAAGGCGCCGTTCCCTACACCTGGGGCAAGCATGTGCCGCCGGCCTCCGCGCAGCGCGGCGACATTGCGCAGTTCCACAGCTTCCAGAACCGCTTCTTCATCTATCTGCCGGACGGAGCCGGCGGCTGGCGCGTGCAGACCGCGACAAAAATCCGCGGCCCGAACCACACCGGCATGGTGTTCACGGCGCCGCGCTCGGGCGCCTATTATCAGCTTGAATCGCACATTCACCAATCGGGCGTGCCGCTGATGAAGATTCGCGGCGCGACGATCTTTTATGAGAGCTTCGCGGTGGGCCTGTCGACCTCGGATTTCCAGAGCGTGCAGGGATCGCAAGCGTGGCCGAAAGGCATTGCGCCAAGCGACACCGACGATCTACTCGAACGCGTCGACTGGACGGGGCTGCGCGCCGATCATGAAATCACCAACGGACAGGCCGAGCACGCAATCGCACAGATTCGGCACAACAAGACGCCAACCGTCGACGGAACGGATCAGGCTGTGATCTTTCGCGTGCAGTCCGCCGGCCATCTGCGCTTCTATTGCCCGCAGGCCAGCGCCGCCCGGCTGGCCATGACGCCCGACCAGCTGCAGAAGGAAAAGGCCGACCTCATTCACCGCCTGATTGTCGGCGGTCGCAAGGGCCACAGCCCGACCGAAGATCAATATGGCGGCGACAACAAGAAGCAGCGTCTGCACGACCACCGCTTCGACTGGAGTTTTACGCCGGCGCCTTAGGGCGCTAACCCAGCGCCTGCCAGAAGCGGACCGCCTCGCCCGTCGCGGGCGCGGCGATCTCGCCCTCCCACATCACGCGCGCGCCGCGCACGATGGTTCCGACCGGCCAGCCTGTGACATGCTTGCCGTCATAGGGCGTCCAGCCGCAGCGCGAGCCGATCCAGCGATCCTCGATCACCGCCTCGCGTTTCAAATCAACAATCGTGAAATCGGCGTCATAGCCGACGGCGATGCGACCTTTTCCCGCAATCCCAAACAACCGCGCCGGCCCGGCGCTGGTCAGATCGACGAAGCGTTCGATCGTAAGGCGCCCGGCCGCCACATGGTCGAGCATGATCGGCACGAGAGTCTGCACCCCGGTCATGCCGGACGGGCTCTGCGGATAGGGTTTTGCTTTTTCCTCCAGCGTATGCGGCGCATGGTCCGAGCCCAAAATATCGGCGACGCTTTCTGCGACCCCCCGCCAGATTGTCTCGCGATGGCGCTTGTCGCGCACCGGCGGATTCATCTGCAGTTTTGTCCCGAGCCGGGCGTAATCATCCGCCGACAGCGTCAGATGATGCGGCGTCACTTCGACGCTGGCGAGATCCTTGTGGCCCGCCAGAAACTCAATCTCCTCGCCGGTCGAGACATGCAGCACATGAACCAGCGCGCCGCAGCTCCGTGCGATGCGGATCAGCCGCTGCGTCGATTTCAACGCGGCGATCTCATCGCGCCAGACCGGATGCGAGGCGGGATCGTTTTCGACGCGCAGATGCTTGCGCTCGTTGAGGCGCGGCTCGTCCTCGCTGTGGAACGCCGCGCGCCGCCGGGTCTGGCGCAGGATCGCCTCAACGCCGGCGTCATCCTCGACCAGTAGCGAGCCGGTCGATGAGCCCATGAAGACCTTGATGCCGGCCGCGCCCGGCAGGCGCTCCAGCTCGGGGATCTGATCGACATTATCGGCCGTGCCGCCGACCCAGAAAGCGAAGTCGCAATGCATCCGATGATGCGCGCGCGAAACCTTGTCGGCGAGAGCCTCGGCGCTTGTGGTCAGCGGATTGGTGTTCGGCATTTCAAACACAGCAGTGACGCCGCCGAGCACGGCCGCGCGCGAGCCGGTCTCGAGATCTTCCTTATGCGTCAGGCCCGGCTCGCGAAAATGGACCTGCGTGTCGATGACGCCGGGCAGGATGGTCAGGCCCGAAACTTCGATGGTCTCGGCGGCGGAGGCGCCGCCCAGCTGCCCGATCGCCGCAATCTTGCCGGCCGTGACGCCAATGTCGCGCAGGCCGACGCCATTATGATCGACGACCGCGCCGCCCCTCAGGAGGAGATCAAATGTTTGCGGCATCCGTTCATCCGTGGTTAGAAAATTGAAAGGCGGCGGCGACGGCGACACTTAAGCGTCGGGTCCGTCCCCTGTCGAGGTTCAAGCCAATGGAAAGTCGTTTAAGTTTTCTCGCCGACCGCGGCGTCGTCAGGGTTTTGGGGGCGGAAGCCGAAAAATTCCTGCAAAGGCTCATCACCAACAGCGTTCTCGCCATCGCTCCCGGCGAAAGCCGCTTTTCCGCGCTGCTTTCGCCTCAGGGCAAGCTGATGTTCGATTTTTTCGTGGTGCCGCTGCCTGAAGGACCGGAGGCCGGATATTATTTCGATTGCGTGCGGGCGCAGGCCCCGGACCTCGTGAAGCGGCTCAACCTGCATAAGATGCGCGCCAAGATCAGCATCGAGGACCTTTCAGAAACGCTTGGCGTCGCGGCGCTGATCGCAGGCGAGGCGCCCTCGGGAATCGGCGCCCTCGTCTATCGCGACATGCGCGCGCCCGGCATGGGAGAGCGCGTCATAGCGTCGCGCGAGGCGCTGGAGCGGATCTCCGACAGCGATGAATCCGCCTATGAGGCCCGCCGCATCGCCGCCGGGGTCCCGCGCGGCGGGCGCGATTTCGTCTATGGCGACGCCTTCGTGCAGGACGTCAATCTCGACTGGCTGAATGGCGTCGACTTCAAGAAGGGATGCTACGTCGGCCAGGAAGTCGTGGCGCGCGTGCATTACCGCAAGTCGGCCAAGAAGCGGATCGTCAAATTCAGCTTTGAGGGGGAGCCGCCGGCGCCCGGCGTCGAGATCGCCGCGGGCGGCCCGCCGCTCGGCCAGGTCGGCTCGATTTCGGGCTCGGAAGGCCTCGCCATGATCCGGCTCGACCGGCTCGAGGACGCCAAGGCGGCGGGCGCTGTCGTCAAGGCGGGCGAGACGCCGATCGCGGTCGCAGCGCCGGAATGAGCAAGGGCGCCGACGCTTTAAGTCGCTGTCCTTGGCCGGGCTCCGATCCGCTGTATGTCGCCTATCACGACGAAGAATGGGGCGTTCCCGAATATGACAGCCGCGCCCTGTTCGAAAAGCTGATTCTCGACGGCTTTCAGGCCGGCCTCTCCTGGATCACCATCCTGCGCAAGCGGGAAGCGTTTCGCGAGGCGTTCGCGGGGTTCGACCCCGAAAAAATCGCCCGCTTCTCGCCCGCCAAGGTCGAGGCGCTGATGCAGAACGCCGGGATCGTGCGCAATCGCGCCAAGATTTTGGCGGCGGTCGCTTCCGCCAAGGCCTGGATCAGCATCGAGGAAAAGAGCAGCTTTTCGACCTATATCTGGGATTTCGTCGATGGCGCTCCCGTGCAGAACAGATTTGCTTCGATGGGGGAAATCCCCGCTCAGACCGCCCTCTCGGCGCGCATGGCGAAGGATCTGCGCGCCAGGGGCTTCAATTTCTGCGGCCCGACCATCATCTACGCCTTCTGTCAGGCCTGCGGCCTTGTCAATGATCACCTTTCAACCTGCTGGCGACACAAGGAATGCGCCGCACTCGCCCGCAAACCATGAAGTCCGGCGCGCCGCCGCAAAGCGACGCCGAGGGTCCAGCCCCGACCAGAGCCTGGGTCAGGCTCTATTCCGGCAAGCGGCTCGATCTTCTCAATCCGACGCCCTTTGACTGGGAGGACAGCGATCTCGCCACGGGACTCGCCCGCACCTATCGCTGGGGCGGACATTCGGCCTGGGATCTGCCGCTCTCCGTCGCGCAGCACTCCCTGCTGGTGCTGGCGCTGCGCCGGGCGTGGCATCCCGCCATCGACGACCCGCGCGCGGACCTTCGCGAATTGCTGCATGACGCCGACGAGGGACTGCTCGGCTTCGACTGTATTTCGGTCGTCAAGCCTTTCCTCGGCGAGCGCTATCGCCGGCTCACCGAAAGCCTGGAGCGCGCCGTCGCTTTGCGCTACGGCCTTGCGCCCTGGACGGAAGCCGAGAAAAAGCCGCACAAGCGGGCGGATCGCGTCGCCGCGGCCTCGGAGGCGGTGCATGTCGTCGGCTGGACCCATCGCGAAGTGCGCGCGACCCTCGGCATCGCGCATCAGCCGCTGACCGAGGATCCGCTGATCGCAATCTATGGCGGCGTCCCGTGGGAGCCATGGTCGCCGGCGCTGGCGGCCGAACGCTTTCTCACCGAGTTGCGCGCCTTGAGTTTGCGGCTGG contains these protein-coding regions:
- a CDS encoding dihydroorotase; the protein is MPQTFDLLLRGGAVVDHNGVGLRDIGVTAGKIAAIGQLGGASAAETIEVSGLTILPGVIDTQVHFREPGLTHKEDLETGSRAAVLGGVTAVFEMPNTNPLTTSAEALADKVSRAHHRMHCDFAFWVGGTADNVDQIPELERLPGAAGIKVFMGSSTGSLLVEDDAGVEAILRQTRRRAAFHSEDEPRLNERKHLRVENDPASHPVWRDEIAALKSTQRLIRIARSCGALVHVLHVSTGEEIEFLAGHKDLASVEVTPHHLTLSADDYARLGTKLQMNPPVRDKRHRETIWRGVAESVADILGSDHAPHTLEEKAKPYPQSPSGMTGVQTLVPIMLDHVAAGRLTIERFVDLTSAGPARLFGIAGKGRIAVGYDADFTIVDLKREAVIEDRWIGSRCGWTPYDGKHVTGWPVGTIVRGARVMWEGEIAAPATGEAVRFWQALG
- a CDS encoding YgfZ/GcvT domain-containing protein is translated as MESRLSFLADRGVVRVLGAEAEKFLQRLITNSVLAIAPGESRFSALLSPQGKLMFDFFVVPLPEGPEAGYYFDCVRAQAPDLVKRLNLHKMRAKISIEDLSETLGVAALIAGEAPSGIGALVYRDMRAPGMGERVIASREALERISDSDESAYEARRIAAGVPRGGRDFVYGDAFVQDVNLDWLNGVDFKKGCYVGQEVVARVHYRKSAKKRIVKFSFEGEPPAPGVEIAAGGPPLGQVGSISGSEGLAMIRLDRLEDAKAAGAVVKAGETPIAVAAPE
- a CDS encoding DNA-3-methyladenine glycosylase I, translating into MSKGADALSRCPWPGSDPLYVAYHDEEWGVPEYDSRALFEKLILDGFQAGLSWITILRKREAFREAFAGFDPEKIARFSPAKVEALMQNAGIVRNRAKILAAVASAKAWISIEEKSSFSTYIWDFVDGAPVQNRFASMGEIPAQTALSARMAKDLRARGFNFCGPTIIYAFCQACGLVNDHLSTCWRHKECAALARKP
- a CDS encoding phosphohydrolase, with translation MRRTRPQTMKSGAPPQSDAEGPAPTRAWVRLYSGKRLDLLNPTPFDWEDSDLATGLARTYRWGGHSAWDLPLSVAQHSLLVLALRRAWHPAIDDPRADLRELLHDADEGLLGFDCISVVKPFLGERYRRLTESLERAVALRYGLAPWTEAEKKPHKRADRVAAASEAVHVVGWTHREVRATLGIAHQPLTEDPLIAIYGGVPWEPWSPALAAERFLTELRALSLRLEP